The Blautia pseudococcoides genome segment GGTAATGAAACAAAGGATGATTCTGGCAGGTGCAGCCGTTTTAATATTACTGGTCATTATTGTGAGCGTCGCTGTGGGCAACCACAAGAAAAAAGTAAAACAGGAAGAGGAGATCAAAGCCGCCCAGCAGAAGAAAGCGGAGGAAGAGGCAAAAAAGCAGGAGGCGGACAGCGAACTGCGTTTCCTGGCAGTAGGTGACAACATTCTGCAGGATGCTTTGATCGAATCGGGAAAAGAGAGCGAAGAAACCTGGAATTATGATGCCCTGTACGCACAGGTGGCAGAAGATATCCAGAGCGCTGACCTTGCTTGTGTCAATCAGGAACCACCTTTTGTCAATGACCATAAGGATGTATCCGGGAGCGGGCTTATGGGAACGCCCCTTGAAGCCGGGGATGCGCTGGCAAAGGCAGGATTTGATCTGGTGACTCAGGCCACCAACCATGCTTTTGATAAGGGCAGGCCGGGAATCCTGAATTCAGCCGCTTTTTGGCAGACACAGCATGCGGATGTTCAGCTTCTGGGCATTCACGGGGATGAGGCGGACGCGGAGAACCGTGTGAAAGTCATTGATAAGAAGAACATGAAGATCGCCGTGATGAATTACACATACGGGGTGGATGAGGATGCCGGCTTTTCCGAAGCGGACTCTTATATGATCAATGTCTACGCAGAGGATAAGGTAAAGGCAGATGTGGAGAAAGCAAAAGGGGAAGCGGACTTTGTCATGGTATTCCTTCACGCCGGAGCTGAGTATTCAGAGGAATTTTCTGACACGGCGAAGCAGAGGATTGATTTCCTGGCAGCGCAGGGAGTGGATGCTGTAATCTGCAGCAATCCCCATGTTCTGCAGGCGTATGGCATGATGCCGCGGCAGGATGGGAAAAATATGCTGGTTTACAGCTCACTTGGCAATTTTGTTTCCGCGGATGATCAGATCAAAGGTCTTGTGGGAGGCATGGCAGATTTTACACTGAAAAAGGACGGCAAAACAGGGGAAGTGACCGTCAGTGATTATAAGATGACGCCCCTTGTCATGCATTATGACAGTGAAAAGAAAAACTGTGCAGTGTACAAGGTCTCAGACTATACAGAGGAGCTGGCGAAAGAACACGGCATACACCGGCAGACAGAGGAGACATTTACTTTGGACAGCATCAAGGAGCATGCTGCAAAGTATGAATCCCCACAGGCATTCCCCGCCTCGGAACAGAGCGGTTCTGACGCACCGGAGACAGAAGTGAAGGGAAAAGGCGTGTCCGATGGGGAGTCAGATGATCCGGAGGACAGCGGTTCAGACACCAAGAAAGAGAATACGGATAAAAAGGAAAGCACTTCAGGCGTCGAAAACAGAGCCTGAACTTAGGGCGGAGATGTGTAAGGACACAGCTCCGCCCTTTATTCGGAAGATCCTTTAATCTTCGGCATATTGTTCTGGAGAGAATGGATAGACCTCTTTGTAAGAGTCCAGTTCTGCCTGACTGGTGGGTGGTTTATACATGAGCCCAGTCATCTCCATAGCTGCCTGTCCGTCTAAGTCATCGGAGGAGCTGGATTCCACGTGGTAAACATCCTTGCTCCCCCCCTTTCCTCCGGTGCCGCTTCCCTGGCCCTTGCCGCCTTTGCCGCCTCTGTGGCAGTTTTCAGAATTTTTATATTCATTTGATTCGGTGATATCTTTCATTTCGCAAGTTTCCTTTCTGCGTTTTTTGTAGTAATAGTATGTGCGGAAAATATGGGAAAATGCATTGACAAACAAAACAGCCATAGTCTATGCTTTTACCTGACAAGAGAGAAACGGAAAAATTTTAAGGAGTGTATAGTATATGGAAAATATTAAGAAAAGCGCTTCACAGCTTATCGGCAATACGCCGCTTTTGGAGCTGTGTAATTACGAAAAGAAATATGGGCTGCCAGCGCATGTTATAGCAAAACTGGAGTATTTCAACCCGGCAGGCAGCGCCAAGGACCGGGTGGGCCTTCGCATGATCGAGAAAGCAGAGCAGGAAGGAAAGCTAAAGCCTGGAGCCACAATTATAGAGCCTACTTCCGGAAATACAGGGATCGGCATTGCTTCCGTGGCGGCTGCCAAGGGTTATCACGCCATTCTCACCATGCCTGAGACCATGAGTGTGGAGCGGCAGAAACTGCTTCGCGCCTATGGGGCGGAGGTGGTTCTTACGGACGGGAAAAAAGGGATGCAGGGCAGCATAGAGAAAGCAGAAGAACTTAAGCGCACCATACCCGGTTCGGTCATTATGGGGCAGTTTGAC includes the following:
- a CDS encoding CapA family protein, producing MNEDEKREIERKKRIQAREERRRQQVMKQRMILAGAAVLILLVIIVSVAVGNHKKKVKQEEEIKAAQQKKAEEEAKKQEADSELRFLAVGDNILQDALIESGKESEETWNYDALYAQVAEDIQSADLACVNQEPPFVNDHKDVSGSGLMGTPLEAGDALAKAGFDLVTQATNHAFDKGRPGILNSAAFWQTQHADVQLLGIHGDEADAENRVKVIDKKNMKIAVMNYTYGVDEDAGFSEADSYMINVYAEDKVKADVEKAKGEADFVMVFLHAGAEYSEEFSDTAKQRIDFLAAQGVDAVICSNPHVLQAYGMMPRQDGKNMLVYSSLGNFVSADDQIKGLVGGMADFTLKKDGKTGEVTVSDYKMTPLVMHYDSEKKNCAVYKVSDYTEELAKEHGIHRQTEETFTLDSIKEHAAKYESPQAFPASEQSGSDAPETEVKGKGVSDGESDDPEDSGSDTKKENTDKKESTSGVENRA